A region of the Planifilum fimeticola genome:
TTCTCGTGCCTGAAAACTGCCGGAGCCTTTTTTAAACCCAACTTTTTCGGCTGGGGCTTCCAGAAGAGACACCCTGCAAAAAAGCAGGGCGTCTCTTTTTTTCAAGATTCCTTTTCCGGGCGCCCGGTTTCGGATATACTAAAAGTAAGTGATTACTCACTATCCCACGAAGAAAGTCGTCGGCCTTCAAGGGGCCTGCATTTAGGTGCAAGACCGCTTTGTCGGCCGATGCGGAGCTTCCTGCCATCATATTTCCTTGCCCGACCCCTTCTCTTTCGATGCCGAGGGGGCGTAACGCGCCTTTTTTCGAGATCGAAGTGGAAGGACATGATTGAATCCCGGAGGTGAAAGAGCGTGTGGAAACGGATCGGTGCGCTGGTGCGGAAGGAATTTGTTCAACTCCGGCGGGACAGGCGGACCTTGGCGATGATGATCCTTTTGCCGATTCTCTGGCTGGTTGCCTTCGGCTACGCGGTCAACTTTGACGTTCCTCACCTGAAGGTTTTCGTGGTGGACCGTGCGGACAACGGGGACAGCCGGGACGTCATCGATCGGATCGATCGCCACGATTCCCTGGAGGTCGTCGGAAGCGGTTCCGAGGAGGATGCCGTCGACAGGATCAAGGACGGCACGGCGGACGTCATCCTGGTTTTTCCGGAAGCCTTTGAATTCCCCGCCAAAGACGAGGATTCTCAGCTGAAGATCCAGGTGGACGGAAGCCGGTTGTTTACCGCTCAATCGGCGGTACGGGAATTGAACGACGTGCTGAAGGACCTGCAGAAGGACAGCATCCGGGACATAAAGGAGGAGCTGGAGAAAACCTTTGAAAAATCCCGGGAGGATTCCCTGTCCCTTTCGCTTTCCGGAGACTCCCCGCTTTCCAATCTTCCCCCGCAGGCGGCCGAATCGCTTTGGAAGCAGATCGAATCCCGGGTGAAATCCGCCCTGGAAGAGCGGATGGAGGAGCGGAAGGATGAGCTGGAGAAACAGCTTCCCGACCCGGAGGCGTCGATGCCGGATGTGGATGTGTTGTACAATGCCGACTTGAAAAGCGTTCATTACATGATCCCGGGGCTGGTGGGACTTGTGTTGATCTTCATCACCACCCTGATGACCGCGCTGGGGGTGGTCCGGGAGAAGGAACGGGGCACGCTGGAGCAGCTCATCGTGTCGCCGCTCCGCCCTTTTGAGCTGATGCTGGGGAAAGTTCTCCCGTACATGATCATCGCCACGCTGGATTTTGCCATCGTTTTCGCCGCGGGCGTCTATTGGTTCGACGTGCCG
Encoded here:
- a CDS encoding ABC transporter permease, producing MWKRIGALVRKEFVQLRRDRRTLAMMILLPILWLVAFGYAVNFDVPHLKVFVVDRADNGDSRDVIDRIDRHDSLEVVGSGSEEDAVDRIKDGTADVILVFPEAFEFPAKDEDSQLKIQVDGSRLFTAQSAVRELNDVLKDLQKDSIRDIKEELEKTFEKSREDSLSLSLSGDSPLSNLPPQAAESLWKQIESRVKSALEERMEERKDELEKQLPDPEASMPDVDVLYNADLKSVHYMIPGLVGLVLIFITTLMTALGVVREKERGTLEQLIVSPLRPFELMLGKVLPYMIIATLDFAIVFAAGVYWFDVPFRGDLFSFILVALLFLFSSLGMGLLVSTVSQNQQQAMQLAVMTLVPQILLSGFIFPLEAMPWGIRWIAYVLPLSYFLPISRDVFLKGMSAWDYPLEFAVLAFFGVFFLLVATIRFRRSLT